The sequence TGCCCTTCACCTTCACGCCGCGCGTGGTGAGCAACTGCTTGAGCGAGCCGCCGAAGTACATGGGCGGGCTGTCGATCTTCTTCCAGACGCTCACGGCGCCGCGCTCGTCGGGGACCTGGCCCTTGACGATGATCTTCTGCTTCTCACCGAACGCGTCGGACTTCACGGACACGCGCCGCGCGCGGCCGGGGCCGCTGGTGACGGAGCTGTCCACGACGAAGAAGTCGCTGGGCGGCTCCATGTCCACCACGGCCTTGCCGCCGGGGGCGGAGCGCACGTAGACGGCCACGGCGTTCCAGTTGAGGCTCACCGCGCCGGTGGGCGCCATGTACGCGCGGTCGGAGTCCTCCTGGTCGTAGCCGGGCGGCGTGCGCTCGGGGTCGAACCAGGAGTCGTCCACGACGATGTCCTGCACCTCCTTGAGGCCCGCGTGGAGCAGCTCGGAGGTGATGCCGTAGAGGCGCTCGGTGGTGATGGTGGGGTCACCCTTGCCGCGCACGTAGAGCGTCTTGACCTTGCCGTCGGCCGGCAGCTCCGGCTCGACGAGGAACTCCGTCTCGTAGCGGAACTCCGGCCCCAGCGCGACGAGCGCCGCGGAGGACGTGATGAGCTTCACGTTGGAGGCGGGGTTGAGCAGCTCGTCCGCGTTGTGGCTGAACACCACGGAGCCGTCATCCAGGCTCTGCATGTGCACGCCGACGCGGCTGCTCTTGAGCGCGGTGCGCTGCATCACCTGAACGAGCGCGTTCTTCAGCGCCTCGCGTTCAGCCTTTTTGTCGGCGGACGGCGACGCGGCCAGGGTGGCGGAAGGCAGCCACAAGGCAATGGCGGTCGCTGCCCAGAAGGGTCTGGTTCGAAAAACCTGCACGCACGCTCCGGGGAAGTCGCGATCCATTATGAAGAAGGGACGAAAGGGGCGGCAAGGGTGGGGGGTGGATGCTCGGCCGCCGTTACCCTGCCCGCCTGCCTGCTTCCTGGAAACAGGAAGGAGGCTGTCGCAGCATGGAGGCTCCGCCTGACATCCACCTCGTGACAGACGCCATGCCTCCCCTGCCCCTCCGTGCCGTCCGGGTGTTCGTCCTCGCGCTGGCGCTGGTGCTTGACTCCGGCTGCCGCGCCCCGGCGCCGCCCGCGGGCATCACGGTGTTGCTGGAGGCCCCACCGGACAGTCTGGATGACCGCTTCGCCCTCACGGCCCATGGACAGCGGCTGGCGCAGCTCATCAGCCCGGGGCTGCTCACCTTCGACGACGCCAGCCGACCGGTGCCGCAGCTGGCGGAGTCCTTCCGTGACGTTTCCGCGACGGTGGTGGAGTTCGTCCTGCGTCCGGGGCTCACCTTCCATGACGGCACCGCCCTCACCGCCGAGGACGTGAAGGCCACCTTCGACGCCCTGCGGGACCCGAAGCTGGGCAGCCCCAAGCGCGAGCGGTACGAGCCGGTGGACCGCGTGGAGGTGGTGGATGCGCGCACGGTGCGCTTCCACCTGAAGCGGCCCTATGCGCCGCTGCTCGCGGAGCTGTCCGCGGCCATCCTGCCTTCCGAGCGCGTGGGGCCCGGGGGCATCGAGGCGCAAGGGGCGCATCCGGTGGGCGCGGGGCCGTTCCGGTTCGAGTCGTGGCCGGACGAGGAGCACCTGACGCTGGTGCCCTTCGAGGGCTGGCATGGCGGGAAGCCCGCCGTGTCGCGGCTGACGTTCCGGGTGGTGCGGGACGAGACGACGCGGGTGCTGGAGCTGCTCAAGGGGCGGGCGGACCTGGTGGTGAACAACGTGTCCCCGGCGGTGCTGCCCGCGCTCCGGGAGGCGCCGCACCTGCGCGTGGTGACGAAGCCGGGCACGGGCTTCACGTACCTGGGGCTCAACCTGCGGGAGGGGCCGCTCGCGGACGTGCGCGTGAGGCAGGCGCTGTGCCACCTCATCGACGTGCGTCCGCTGGTGGAGCACAAGCTGCACGGGCTGGCGGAGCCCGCGTCCAGCATGCTGCCTCGTGAGCACTGGGCGTTCACGGCCACGCCGGGGTGTGGCTATGCGCCGGAGGAGGCGGCCCGGCTGCTGGACGCGGCGGGGTATCCGGATCCGGATGGGCCCGGAGGGAAGCCCCGGTTGTCCTTCACGTTCAAGACGAGCACGGACCGCTTCCGGCGCGCGGTGGCGCTGGTGCTCGAGGAGCAACTGGCGAAGGGCGGCGTGGCGGTGGAGGTGCGGGCGCTGGAGTTCGGGACGTTCTTCGAGGACGTGCGACGGGGACGCTTCGAGTTGTTCACGTTGAAGTGGGCCGCCGTGATGGAGCCGGACCTGCTGCGGGGCGCGTTCCATTCCGCGAACATCCCCGGGCCGGAGAACCACTGGGGCGGGTTCAACCGGGGCGCGCTGAAGGATCCGGCGCTGGACCGCGTGCTGGACGCGGCGACGCAGGCGTCGAGGGAGGAGCGGCGGACGCTGTACGCGGAGGCACAGCGGGAGCTGGACACGGACCTGCCCGTCATCCCGCTGTGGCACGAGGCCAGCGTGGCGGTGGTGTCGTCGCGGCTCGCGGATTTCGAGCCCAGCGCGCATGGATTACTGCTGCCGCTGGCGAAGGCGCGCGAAGTGACGCCATGAGCCGGCGATTGGTGTCCGCGCTCATCGCGATGGTCGGGGCGCTGCTGCTGGTGTCGCTGTTCCTGCACCTCGTGCCCGGGGATCCAGTGGACGTGATGCTGGGGGAACAGGCCACGCAGGTGGACCGTGCGGCGCTGCGGCAGGCCGTGGGGTTGGACCTGCCCTGGTACGCGCAGCTCTGGACGTTCGCTCGCGACCTGGCCACCGGGGAGCTGCGCACGTCGCTGCCTCCGTTCCAGCGCAAGGTGCTGCCGGCCCTGGGCGCGGCGCTGCCGTACACCCTGCTGCTCACGGTGGCGGCCATGGCCGTGTCCCTCTTGCTGGCGCTGCCCCTGGGTGTGATGGCGGCGGCGCGGCGTGGAACTCCGGTGGACGCCGCGGCGATGGGCGTGTCCGTCGCGGGCGTCGCCCTGCCCCGCTTCTGGCTGGGACCGGTGCTGATCATCCTCTTCGCGCTGAAGCTGGACTGGCTGCCCGTGTCCGGCGCGGAGTCGTGGCGGCACCTGGTGCTGCCCGCGTTCACGCTGGGCACCGCGCTGGCCGCGTTCCTTGCCCGGATGACTCGCGCCACGATGCTCGAGGCGCTGCGCGAGGACTACGTCACCGTGGCCCGGGCCAAGGGCCTGTCGCCCCGCGTGGTGCTGTGGAAGCACGCGTTCCGCAACGCGCTGCTGCCGCTGGTCACCGTGCTGGGCCTGGAGTTCGGCGCGCTGCTGGGCGGCGCCATCGTCACGGAGAAGGTCTTCGCGTGGCCAGGCATGGGCACGCTGCTGCTCACCGCCATCGAGAAGCGCGACTACAACACCGTGCGCGCCACGGTGCTCCTCTTCACCTTCTGCTACGTCCTGGTCAACACGCTCACCGACCTGGCCTATGCGTGGGTCGACCCGCGCGTGCGGAGGCGCTCATGAGCGCGGCCCAGCGCTTCCGCCCGCACTCCTGGGGCGCCCGGTTCGGGCTCGCCGTCGCGTGCCTCTGGGTGTTCACCGCGCTGTTCGCGCCGTGGCTCAGCCCCCACTCGCCGGACGCCATCGACCTCACGCGCGAGCTGTCGCGCCCGACCTCCGGCCACCTGCTGGGCACGGGCGAGAACGGCATCGACGTGCTCACCCACGTGCTCTACGGCGCTCGCGTGTCGCTGGAGGTGTCCTTCTTCGCCGTGGTGCTGTCCGCCGCGGTGGGCATCACGCTGGGCGGCATCGCGGGCTATGCGGGCGGGCTCGTGGACGAAGCGCTGATGCGGCTGGTGGACGTGCTGCTCGCGTTCCCCGGCATCCTGCTGGCGCTGTTCATCACCGCCGTGCTGGGGCCCAGCCTCGCCAACGTGGTGTTCGCGCTGTCGTTCACGGGGTGGACAGGCTACGCGCGGCTGACGCGCGGACAGGTGCTCACCCTTCGCGAACGCGACTACGTGCAGGCCGCTCGGGCCCTGGGCAGCGGGCCGGGCCGCATCCTCGTGCGGCACCTGCTGCCCAACGCGGCGGGCCCGCTCCTCGTGCAGGCGACCTTCGCGCTGCCGGGCGCCATCGTCGCGGAGGCGTCCCTGAGCTTCCTCGGGCTGGGCGTCCCTCCGGGCACGCCGTCATGGGGGGCGCTCGTGGACCAGGGGACGCAGTACCTGCTGGTGGCACCTCACGTGGCCCTCTTCCCGGGCATCGCGCTGGCGCTCACCGTGCTGGGCTTCAACCTGCTGGGCGATGCGCTGCGCGACGCGATGGATCCGCGCCACGAGGGCC comes from Corallococcus macrosporus and encodes:
- a CDS encoding ABC transporter substrate-binding protein — its product is MEAPPDIHLVTDAMPPLPLRAVRVFVLALALVLDSGCRAPAPPAGITVLLEAPPDSLDDRFALTAHGQRLAQLISPGLLTFDDASRPVPQLAESFRDVSATVVEFVLRPGLTFHDGTALTAEDVKATFDALRDPKLGSPKRERYEPVDRVEVVDARTVRFHLKRPYAPLLAELSAAILPSERVGPGGIEAQGAHPVGAGPFRFESWPDEEHLTLVPFEGWHGGKPAVSRLTFRVVRDETTRVLELLKGRADLVVNNVSPAVLPALREAPHLRVVTKPGTGFTYLGLNLREGPLADVRVRQALCHLIDVRPLVEHKLHGLAEPASSMLPREHWAFTATPGCGYAPEEAARLLDAAGYPDPDGPGGKPRLSFTFKTSTDRFRRAVALVLEEQLAKGGVAVEVRALEFGTFFEDVRRGRFELFTLKWAAVMEPDLLRGAFHSANIPGPENHWGGFNRGALKDPALDRVLDAATQASREERRTLYAEAQRELDTDLPVIPLWHEASVAVVSSRLADFEPSAHGLLLPLAKAREVTP
- a CDS encoding ABC transporter permease; amino-acid sequence: MSRRLVSALIAMVGALLLVSLFLHLVPGDPVDVMLGEQATQVDRAALRQAVGLDLPWYAQLWTFARDLATGELRTSLPPFQRKVLPALGAALPYTLLLTVAAMAVSLLLALPLGVMAAARRGTPVDAAAMGVSVAGVALPRFWLGPVLIILFALKLDWLPVSGAESWRHLVLPAFTLGTALAAFLARMTRATMLEALREDYVTVARAKGLSPRVVLWKHAFRNALLPLVTVLGLEFGALLGGAIVTEKVFAWPGMGTLLLTAIEKRDYNTVRATVLLFTFCYVLVNTLTDLAYAWVDPRVRRRS
- a CDS encoding ABC transporter permease — translated: MSAAQRFRPHSWGARFGLAVACLWVFTALFAPWLSPHSPDAIDLTRELSRPTSGHLLGTGENGIDVLTHVLYGARVSLEVSFFAVVLSAAVGITLGGIAGYAGGLVDEALMRLVDVLLAFPGILLALFITAVLGPSLANVVFALSFTGWTGYARLTRGQVLTLRERDYVQAARALGSGPGRILVRHLLPNAAGPLLVQATFALPGAIVAEASLSFLGLGVPPGTPSWGALVDQGTQYLLVAPHVALFPGIALALTVLGFNLLGDALRDAMDPRHEGR